One genomic window of Haliotis asinina isolate JCU_RB_2024 chromosome 4, JCU_Hal_asi_v2, whole genome shotgun sequence includes the following:
- the LOC137282618 gene encoding uncharacterized protein, with the protein MLQKHRFLLQLCIYFLSDWILVKAENIMHRRPRRLSSTFHEVVNGTKHRYHAYYASDGKISRPARSDFQAGPYWQGDLQGYFTVQTIVVTSDKDLQFASEIRNAYIGVSSVDLDCRNDDVTWCGQWPADTLLGVSLTFNCSHVKYTRFVRVWRNITGHLAVQEVEVQGTPSRLKATNYYKNVNEKVTSTVSSLNTRSVSDCGISCMETQPCLGFSYNPSADPSCLHAVDTDTASVTDWVTYFTTNCFSHNTCDGDYFK; encoded by the exons ATGTTGCAGAAGCATAGATTCCTCTTACAACTGTGTATATATTTCCTCTCTG ATTGGATCCTTGTTAAAGCAGAAAACATCATGCATCGGAGACCAAGAAGGCTAAGTTCAACTTTCCATGAGGTAGTGAATGGTACTAAACATCGTTACCACGCCTACTATGCTAGCGATGGTAAAATCTCTAGGCCAGCAAGAAGTGATTTTCAAGCAGGACCATACTGGCAAGGAGATTTACAAGGGTATTTCACAGTACAGACCATCGTGGTCACAAGTGACAAGGATCTTCAATTTG CTTCAGAAATCAGAAATGCATACATTGGAGTATCGTCAGTAGATCTCGATTGCCGGAATGACGACGTGACCTGGTGCGGTCAATGGCCGGCAGATACGTTACTTGGTGTGAGCTTGACTTTCAACTGTTCCCATGTGAAATATACGAGGTTCGTGAGGGTTTGGAGAAACATTACAGGTCACCTGGCGGTACAGGAAGTGGAGGTACAGGGCACTCCGAGTAGACTAAAAG CCACTAATTACTACAAAAACGTGAATGAAAAGGTGACCAGTACTGTGTCGTCTTTGAATACCAGATCTGTCAGTGACTGTGGTATCAGTTGTATGGAGACCCAGCCTTGTCTCGGCTTCAGCTACAATCCGTCTGCTGATCCTTCCTGTCTCCACGCGGTAGATACAGATACGGCATCCGTCACAGACTGGGTCACGTACTTCACAACTAACTGCTTCAGTCACAACACCTGTGATGGTGATTACTTCAAGTAA